A stretch of the Salvelinus fontinalis isolate EN_2023a chromosome 22, ASM2944872v1, whole genome shotgun sequence genome encodes the following:
- the hax1 gene encoding HCLS1-associated protein X-1 isoform X2, with protein sequence MSLFDLFRGFFWVPGGGHDRGEGRRDPFFDGMTHDDDDDEEEDGLYFDGSQGGGGQQDLFDNQWRFGFSMGPNGVRIQEPEMFGQFFREMEILSQLGRYDGVPSIEAPLSQDRSEKSGGGSSSGNSLRDFMLKGPSDFPCGSTGLPSGEPRVDKNPPSGGPCFPNTPFSKFNDIWRGRLQRDQKQEPKADRDLDSQVSLGGLDQILAPPAGSSTQPKMHSYFQSVTVTKVVKPDGSVEERRTVQDGQGNEETTVTYIGGREGVQDQAGPLLPPGGTQPFSEMHDDLSLFSKFFGGRR encoded by the exons ATGAGCTTATTTGATCTATTTCGTGGATTTTTTTGGGTACCTGGAGGAGGCCATGATCGTGGTGAGGGCCGAAG GGACCCCTTCTTCGATGGCATGACccatgacgatgatgatgacgaAGAGGAGGATGGACTCTACTTTGATGGTTCCCAGGGTGGTGGTGGCCAGCAGGACCTGTTTGATAATCAGTGGAGGTTTGGGTTCAGCATGGGCCCAAACGGAGTGAGGATCCAGGAGCCTGAGATGTTTGGCCAGTTCTTCAGAGAGATGGAAATCTTATCACAGCTAGGACGATACGATG GTGTTCCCAGTATTGAGGCGCCCCTTTCCCAGGACAGGTCAGAGAAAAGTGGGGGAGGATCCAGTAGTGGAAACTCCTTGAGGGACTTCATGTTGAAAGGCCCCAGTGACTTCCCATGCGGGTCGACTGGGCTACCATCAGGAGAGCCCAGGGTCGATAAGAACCCTCCATCTGGTGGCCCATGTTTCCCCAACACACCCTTTTCGAAG TTCAATGATATTTGGAGAGGAAGGCTACAAAGGGATCAAAAGCAGGAGCCAAAAGCAGACAGAG ATCTGGACTCGCAAGTGTCCCTTGGAGGGCTCGATCAGATTCTAGCGCCACCTGCTGGGTCTTCCACTCAGCCAAAGATGCACTCTTACTTCCAGTCGGTCACTGTCACCAAAGTGGTGAAGCCTGATGGG AGTGTTGAGGAGAGGCGCACAGTCCAAGATGGCCAGGGGAACGAGGAAACCACAGTGACTTATATAGGGGGGCGCGAGGGGGTACAGGATCAAGCCGGACCGCTCTTACCACCAG GTGGCACACAGCCCTTTTCGGAAATGCACGATGATCTTTCCTTGTTTTCAAAATTCTTTGGAGGCAGGAGATGA
- the hax1 gene encoding HCLS1-associated protein X-1 isoform X1, which translates to MSLFDLFRGFFWVPGGGHDRGEGRRDPFFDGMTHDDDDDEEEDGLYFDGSQGGGGQQDLFDNQWRFGFSMGPNGVRIQEPEMFGQFFREMEILSQLGRYDGQFGVPSIEAPLSQDRSEKSGGGSSSGNSLRDFMLKGPSDFPCGSTGLPSGEPRVDKNPPSGGPCFPNTPFSKFNDIWRGRLQRDQKQEPKADRDLDSQVSLGGLDQILAPPAGSSTQPKMHSYFQSVTVTKVVKPDGSVEERRTVQDGQGNEETTVTYIGGREGVQDQAGPLLPPGGTQPFSEMHDDLSLFSKFFGGRR; encoded by the exons ATGAGCTTATTTGATCTATTTCGTGGATTTTTTTGGGTACCTGGAGGAGGCCATGATCGTGGTGAGGGCCGAAG GGACCCCTTCTTCGATGGCATGACccatgacgatgatgatgacgaAGAGGAGGATGGACTCTACTTTGATGGTTCCCAGGGTGGTGGTGGCCAGCAGGACCTGTTTGATAATCAGTGGAGGTTTGGGTTCAGCATGGGCCCAAACGGAGTGAGGATCCAGGAGCCTGAGATGTTTGGCCAGTTCTTCAGAGAGATGGAAATCTTATCACAGCTAGGACGATACGATGGTCAGTTTG GTGTTCCCAGTATTGAGGCGCCCCTTTCCCAGGACAGGTCAGAGAAAAGTGGGGGAGGATCCAGTAGTGGAAACTCCTTGAGGGACTTCATGTTGAAAGGCCCCAGTGACTTCCCATGCGGGTCGACTGGGCTACCATCAGGAGAGCCCAGGGTCGATAAGAACCCTCCATCTGGTGGCCCATGTTTCCCCAACACACCCTTTTCGAAG TTCAATGATATTTGGAGAGGAAGGCTACAAAGGGATCAAAAGCAGGAGCCAAAAGCAGACAGAG ATCTGGACTCGCAAGTGTCCCTTGGAGGGCTCGATCAGATTCTAGCGCCACCTGCTGGGTCTTCCACTCAGCCAAAGATGCACTCTTACTTCCAGTCGGTCACTGTCACCAAAGTGGTGAAGCCTGATGGG AGTGTTGAGGAGAGGCGCACAGTCCAAGATGGCCAGGGGAACGAGGAAACCACAGTGACTTATATAGGGGGGCGCGAGGGGGTACAGGATCAAGCCGGACCGCTCTTACCACCAG GTGGCACACAGCCCTTTTCGGAAATGCACGATGATCTTTCCTTGTTTTCAAAATTCTTTGGAGGCAGGAGATGA
- the hax1 gene encoding HCLS1-associated protein X-1 isoform X3 has protein sequence MTHDDDDDEEEDGLYFDGSQGGGGQQDLFDNQWRFGFSMGPNGVRIQEPEMFGQFFREMEILSQLGRYDGQFGVPSIEAPLSQDRSEKSGGGSSSGNSLRDFMLKGPSDFPCGSTGLPSGEPRVDKNPPSGGPCFPNTPFSKFNDIWRGRLQRDQKQEPKADRDLDSQVSLGGLDQILAPPAGSSTQPKMHSYFQSVTVTKVVKPDGSVEERRTVQDGQGNEETTVTYIGGREGVQDQAGPLLPPGGTQPFSEMHDDLSLFSKFFGGRR, from the exons ATGACccatgacgatgatgatgacgaAGAGGAGGATGGACTCTACTTTGATGGTTCCCAGGGTGGTGGTGGCCAGCAGGACCTGTTTGATAATCAGTGGAGGTTTGGGTTCAGCATGGGCCCAAACGGAGTGAGGATCCAGGAGCCTGAGATGTTTGGCCAGTTCTTCAGAGAGATGGAAATCTTATCACAGCTAGGACGATACGATGGTCAGTTTG GTGTTCCCAGTATTGAGGCGCCCCTTTCCCAGGACAGGTCAGAGAAAAGTGGGGGAGGATCCAGTAGTGGAAACTCCTTGAGGGACTTCATGTTGAAAGGCCCCAGTGACTTCCCATGCGGGTCGACTGGGCTACCATCAGGAGAGCCCAGGGTCGATAAGAACCCTCCATCTGGTGGCCCATGTTTCCCCAACACACCCTTTTCGAAG TTCAATGATATTTGGAGAGGAAGGCTACAAAGGGATCAAAAGCAGGAGCCAAAAGCAGACAGAG ATCTGGACTCGCAAGTGTCCCTTGGAGGGCTCGATCAGATTCTAGCGCCACCTGCTGGGTCTTCCACTCAGCCAAAGATGCACTCTTACTTCCAGTCGGTCACTGTCACCAAAGTGGTGAAGCCTGATGGG AGTGTTGAGGAGAGGCGCACAGTCCAAGATGGCCAGGGGAACGAGGAAACCACAGTGACTTATATAGGGGGGCGCGAGGGGGTACAGGATCAAGCCGGACCGCTCTTACCACCAG GTGGCACACAGCCCTTTTCGGAAATGCACGATGATCTTTCCTTGTTTTCAAAATTCTTTGGAGGCAGGAGATGA